A region from the Lycium barbarum isolate Lr01 chromosome 8, ASM1917538v2, whole genome shotgun sequence genome encodes:
- the LOC132605089 gene encoding uncharacterized protein LOC132605089, protein MKRTASDDEDGGAKKAPRLSPGPSRQGPSYSIETDPSEDSPEDSYDTDPSEDPSTTPPETPNPGAEDPVEDGYDTDISEDLAMTPPELLTSEEEDSHEAGPSEHSSGMTQEEIFKYAPALIIRENLDSPATSESAMDFSCSWPGSPVGQDLFDRPYPSDSDAGDNGNRVGREQTGVDDSGHTSHGSSPGTDAPGDTPPV, encoded by the coding sequence atgaagaggacggcttccgacgatgaggatgggggtgccaagaaggcccccaggttgtcaccagggccgagtaggcagggccccagttactcgatcgagacggatccttcggaggattccccggaggatagctacgatacggatccgtcggaggacccatctacgactcctccagagaccccgaaccctggagcagaggatcccgtggaggatggctacgatacagatatctcggaggatttggcgatgacccctccggagcttcttacctccgaggaggaggatagtcatgaggcaggcccgtcggagcattcttctgggatgacgcaggaggagattttcaagtatgcaccagctcttattattagggagaaccttgatagcccggccacctcggagagtgctatggatttctcctgttcttggcctgggtcaccagtgggccaggatttgtttgatcgtccatacccctccgattcagatgcgggtgataatggaaACCGGGTAGGTAGGGAGCAGACAGGCGTGGATGATAGTgggcatacctctcacggcagctccccag